In one Salvelinus namaycush isolate Seneca unplaced genomic scaffold, SaNama_1.0 Scaffold603, whole genome shotgun sequence genomic region, the following are encoded:
- the nars2 gene encoding probable asparagine--tRNA ligase, mitochondrial isoform X2, whose amino-acid sequence MAAPAGQKKNQDEEGHQHFFSVPAYLTVSGQLHLEVMAGAFPGVYTFGPTFRAENSQSRRHLAEFYMVEAEISFTQSLEDLMKVMEDLFRSTTEHLLAQCPEDVALYHKHVSPGYRDNVDLMMKKSFNVITYTEAINILNSSSKKFAFKTDWGCDLQTEHEKYLVKHCGDVPLFVTDYPYALKPFYARDNEDQPLHTAAAVDLLVPGVGEMCGGSLREERLDLLKTRLAQAGLDETYGWYLDVRRFGSVPHGGFGMGFERYLLCVLGVDNIKDVIPFPRFSRSCPL is encoded by the exons ATGGCTGCA CCTGCAGGTCAGAAGAAGAACCAGGATGAGGAGGGGCACCAACACTTCTTTTCTGTCCCAGCGTACCTGACTGTCTCTGGGCAGCTGCATCTGGAGGTCATGGCTGG GGCATTTCCTGGAGTGTACACTTTTGGACCAACGTTCCGGGCAGAAAACTCTCAGAGCAGACGTCACCTGGCTGAGTTCTACATGGTGGAAGCAGAGATCTCCTTCACACAGTCACTAGAGGATCTTATGAAG GTGATGGAAGACTTGTTCAGGTCTACAACAGAACATCTCCTAGCTCAGTGTCCTGAAGATGTGGCTTTATATCACAAACACGTGTCACCTGGATACAGG GACAATGTGGATCTAATGATGAAGAAGAGTTTCAATGT GATAACCTACACAGAAGCCATAAACATCCTCAACAGCAGCTCCAAGAAATTTGCTTTCAAAACAGAT tgggGCTGTGACTTGCAGACAGAGCACGAGAAGTACCTGGTGAAACATTGTGGTGATGTTCCTCTCTTCGTCACTGATTACCCCTATGCCCTGAAGCCCTTCTACGCACGAGACAACGAGGACCAACCTCTACACACT GCAGCAGCAGTAGACCTGTTGGTCCCCGGAGTAGGAGAGATGTGTGGAGGTTctctgagagaggagagactggacCTACTAAAGACACGACTAGCACA GGCTGGTTTGGATGAGACATACGGATG GTATTTGGATGTGAGGCGTTTTGGTTCGGTCCCTCACGGTGGGTTTGGTATGGGCTTTGAGCGCTACCTGCTGTGTGTTCTGGGGGTCGACAACATCAAAGACGTTATTCCATTCCCCAGATTCTCCCGCTCTTGCCCTCTGTaa